A single genomic interval of Romboutsia ilealis harbors:
- the folK gene encoding 2-amino-4-hydroxy-6-hydroxymethyldihydropteridine diphosphokinase, whose protein sequence is MDKIHIKDLEIIAFHGAIPEEKVLGQKFVLSFELDVDLRQAGKNDDLTKTVHYGELAQKVEEEFTKTSYDLVEKAAEEICEFVLLDYPLVKKVKLLLKKPWAPTRKHVEYVGVEIERKWSKVYIAAGANLGDKEETLKEAIDKIDKRKDCVVTKVSNFYTTDPVGYEDQDKFVNCVFEIDTLQTPSELMDTLLEVEKDFKRERIIRWGPRTLDLDIIFYDDIISYDEHILIPHPRAHERQFVMRPMCDINPYYVHPIYRKRVMDISSELGEL, encoded by the coding sequence ATGGATAAAATACATATAAAAGATTTAGAAATAATAGCATTCCATGGTGCAATACCGGAAGAAAAAGTTTTAGGACAAAAATTTGTTTTAAGCTTTGAATTAGATGTAGACCTTCGTCAAGCTGGAAAGAATGATGATTTAACTAAAACAGTTCATTATGGAGAATTAGCTCAAAAAGTAGAGGAAGAATTTACGAAAACATCTTATGATTTAGTAGAAAAAGCAGCTGAAGAAATATGTGAATTTGTGTTACTTGATTATCCTTTAGTAAAGAAAGTAAAATTATTACTAAAAAAACCATGGGCTCCAACTAGAAAACATGTAGAATATGTTGGAGTAGAAATTGAGAGAAAGTGGAGCAAAGTATATATAGCCGCAGGAGCTAATTTAGGAGATAAAGAAGAAACTTTAAAAGAAGCTATAGATAAAATAGATAAAAGAAAAGATTGTGTAGTTACAAAAGTATCTAATTTCTATACTACTGATCCAGTTGGATATGAAGATCAAGATAAGTTTGTAAACTGTGTATTTGAAATAGATACACTGCAAACGCCAAGTGAACTTATGGATACTTTATTAGAAGTTGAGAAAGATTTTAAAAGAGAACGAATAATAAGATGGGGTCCAAGAACTTTAGATTTGGATATAATATTTTATGATGATATAATTTCATATGATGAACATATACTTATACCTCATCCAAGAGCGCATGAAAGACAATTTGTTATGAGACCTATGTGTGATATAAATCCATATTATGTACATCCTATATACAGAAAAAGAGTAATGGATATATCTAGTGAATTAGGTGAATTATAG
- a CDS encoding DMT family transporter, with amino-acid sequence MNKIISSDRTKGIICIILSALGFALMSACVKLAGDLPNFQKVFFRNLVSAIIALYLILKHKGSFTGKKENRKILLMRSTFGTIGVILNYYAIDKLVLSDANMLNKLSPFLSVLLCAWFLKEKINKRQIVSIIIAFTGALLIIKPTFSIEVIPYLAGIFGALSAASAYTCLRVLGNREESYTIVFFFSMFSLITILPIFIYVYEPMTTSQLIYLLLAGVFASLGQFGITLAYRYAPAKEISIFDYTNIIFSAILSIFIFNQYPDILSTIGYVVVFSAAFYIFLYNKKLDRIEKEN; translated from the coding sequence GTGAATAAAATAATAAGTTCAGACAGAACAAAAGGAATAATATGTATCATATTATCTGCTCTAGGATTTGCGCTAATGTCAGCATGCGTAAAGCTAGCAGGAGATTTACCTAACTTTCAAAAAGTTTTTTTTAGAAATTTAGTATCTGCAATTATAGCTCTATACTTAATACTTAAGCATAAAGGAAGTTTCACCGGGAAAAAAGAGAATAGAAAGATATTACTTATGAGATCTACATTTGGAACTATAGGTGTAATTTTAAATTATTATGCTATAGATAAGTTAGTATTATCTGATGCAAATATGTTAAATAAACTAAGCCCTTTCTTATCAGTACTTCTGTGTGCATGGTTTTTAAAAGAGAAAATAAATAAAAGACAAATAGTATCAATTATAATTGCATTTACAGGTGCATTATTAATAATAAAGCCTACATTTAGTATAGAAGTTATACCATATTTAGCTGGTATCTTTGGAGCATTGAGTGCAGCATCAGCGTATACTTGTTTAAGAGTATTAGGAAATAGGGAAGAGTCTTATACTATAGTATTTTTCTTCTCCATGTTCTCATTAATAACTATTTTACCTATATTTATATATGTGTATGAACCAATGACAACATCTCAATTAATATATTTACTTTTAGCAGGAGTATTTGCTAGTTTAGGTCAGTTTGGAATAACACTAGCTTATAGATATGCACCAGCTAAAGAAATATCTATATTTGACTATACTAATATAATTTTCTCTGCTATCCTTAGCATATTTATATTTAATCAATATCCAGATATACTAAGTACTATAGGATATGTAGTAGTATTTTCAGCAGCATTTTATATATTCTTATACAATAAAAAACTAGATAGAATTGAAAAGGAAAATTAG
- a CDS encoding class I SAM-dependent methyltransferase produces MEELKKSIKEIVEQDIVKVVISNKKDKEEKYNKIVILLKENSKKKYYQIEKYTDKQVFHENIEINMLEEKILEFMESKYKQLSAWATNMNFDLKISKKNKVFLGKKKSNNSNIVAKGHNKEKNYILKEGTIIQPLIDLGVFTKEGKVINSQYDKYKQINRFIEIIDDEVKKNNFEELTVLDFGCGKSYLTFVLYYYFTEIKKINVRMIGLDLKADVIKKCNDIAKKYNYENLRFELGDINGFKYNNKVDMVITLHACDTATDYALYNAIKWNTKMIFSVPCCQHEFNSQMKPENLPILSRYGIVKERMSALMTDALRANLLEVLGYKTQLLEFIDISHSPKNILIRASKSNISKEKKEIALKEVNDLIKEFNFNPTLYSLLKEDQLI; encoded by the coding sequence ATGGAAGAATTAAAAAAATCAATTAAAGAAATCGTAGAACAAGATATTGTAAAAGTAGTTATAAGTAATAAAAAAGATAAAGAAGAAAAATATAATAAGATAGTAATTTTACTTAAGGAGAATTCTAAGAAAAAGTATTATCAAATAGAGAAATATACAGATAAGCAAGTATTCCATGAAAATATTGAAATAAACATGTTAGAAGAGAAAATATTAGAATTTATGGAATCTAAGTATAAGCAACTTTCTGCGTGGGCAACAAATATGAATTTTGATTTAAAGATTTCTAAAAAAAATAAGGTATTTCTAGGAAAGAAAAAAAGTAATAATTCAAATATTGTTGCAAAAGGACACAATAAAGAAAAAAATTATATCTTAAAAGAAGGTACAATAATACAACCACTTATAGACTTAGGTGTATTTACAAAAGAGGGTAAAGTTATAAACTCTCAATACGATAAGTATAAACAAATAAATAGATTTATAGAAATCATAGACGATGAAGTAAAGAAAAATAACTTTGAAGAGCTAACTGTATTAGATTTTGGATGTGGAAAATCATACTTAACTTTTGTTTTATATTACTACTTTACTGAAATAAAGAAAATTAATGTAAGGATGATAGGATTAGATTTAAAAGCAGATGTTATTAAAAAATGTAATGATATAGCTAAAAAATATAACTATGAAAATTTAAGATTTGAACTTGGTGATATAAATGGATTCAAATACAATAACAAAGTTGATATGGTAATAACTCTACATGCATGTGATACTGCTACTGATTATGCTTTATATAATGCTATAAAGTGGAATACAAAAATGATATTCTCTGTGCCATGTTGTCAGCATGAATTTAATAGTCAAATGAAACCAGAGAATTTACCGATATTGTCTAGATACGGAATAGTTAAGGAAAGAATGTCAGCTCTTATGACAGATGCTCTTAGAGCTAATTTATTAGAGGTTTTAGGATATAAAACTCAGTTATTAGAGTTTATAGATATATCTCATTCACCTAAAAATATTTTAATAAGAGCATCAAAATCAAATATATCAAAAGAGAAAAAAGAAATAGCGTTGAAAGAAGTAAATGATTTAATAAAAGAATTTAATTTTAATCCGACATTATATAGCTTATTAAAGGAAGATCAGTTAATATAA
- a CDS encoding Gx transporter family protein translates to MALVLSLIERMLPIPFIAPGAKLGLANLIIVISVYTLDSYKDSFIVLILRMLLSSLLGGSISSLLYSISGGVLSFIITILVKHLGGRYVSIIGVSTSAAVFHNVGQLFAASIIFKNLNIFLYLPILSIAGIGTGIFIGLSANYILNHFSKVSYFNKKLNLDKIKI, encoded by the coding sequence ATGGCCTTAGTGCTATCTTTAATCGAGCGTATGCTACCTATTCCATTTATAGCTCCAGGTGCTAAACTTGGACTAGCTAATTTAATTATAGTTATATCTGTATATACTTTGGATAGCTACAAAGATTCTTTTATTGTATTAATACTTAGAATGCTATTATCTTCTCTTCTAGGTGGTAGTATTTCTTCCCTGCTATATAGTATTTCAGGAGGAGTGTTAAGTTTTATAATAACAATATTAGTTAAACATTTAGGTGGTAGATATGTATCAATTATAGGTGTTAGTACTTCTGCTGCTGTATTTCATAATGTAGGTCAATTATTTGCTGCATCTATTATATTTAAAAATTTAAATATATTTTTATATTTACCTATATTATCTATAGCAGGTATTGGTACTGGTATATTTATAGGTTTATCTGCTAACTATATATTAAATCATTTTTCTAAAGTTTCTTATTTTAATAAGAAGTTAAATTTAGATAAAATTAAAATATAA
- a CDS encoding NusG domain II-containing protein — MKILKKMDCIIIVILIIFSFIPHFIYSNVVSKNSKNLYATIKVNGDVYTTIYLPVASEKRLSISTDHGNNTIIINGNEIKIVDADCKDKLCIKQGSISKIGKTLICLPNELIIEIKGDEYDSSDDFILSH; from the coding sequence ATGAAAATTTTAAAAAAGATGGATTGTATTATAATAGTAATTCTTATAATCTTTTCATTCATACCACATTTTATATATTCTAATGTAGTATCTAAAAATAGTAAAAATTTATATGCTACTATTAAAGTAAATGGCGACGTATATACTACTATTTATTTGCCTGTCGCTTCAGAAAAAAGATTATCAATATCAACCGATCATGGAAATAATACAATTATTATAAATGGAAATGAAATAAAGATTGTAGATGCTGATTGTAAGGATAAACTTTGTATTAAACAAGGAAGCATTTCTAAGATAGGTAAAACATTAATATGTCTACCTAACGAATTAATAATAGAAATAAAAGGAGATGAATACGATAGTTCTGATGATTTTATACTATCTCATTAA
- a CDS encoding FAD:protein FMN transferase, which yields MRKKILTMILISILVIGNIGCTKEDTNQPISRTEIFMGTPISIRLYDGGNQKALDKAFEKIVEIEDAVSINKENTEITKLNESAGIEKVKLSDLSYDILKKGIEYSRLSNGTYDITIGPLVKLWSIGLEDARVPSQDEINNTIDYIDYNNIEVNNSTKEAFLMKKGMEIDLGSIAKGYAADEVAKILKQEGVNSAIIDLGGNIYALGSKSSDSNWKVGIQNPFNDRGEVVGSIEVSDKTVVTSGIYERFIEEDGVKYHHILNPKTGYPYETDIAGVSIIADNSIDADALSTLTFTKGLEEGLKFVEDLENVDAIFITNDKQIYMSEGIKDNFKLIDNDFKISN from the coding sequence ATGAGAAAGAAAATACTAACTATGATTTTGATATCTATTTTAGTTATAGGAAATATAGGTTGTACTAAAGAAGATACCAATCAACCAATCAGTAGAACAGAAATATTTATGGGAACTCCAATAAGTATAAGGCTTTATGATGGAGGTAATCAGAAAGCTTTAGATAAGGCATTTGAAAAGATTGTAGAGATAGAAGATGCAGTGAGTATTAATAAAGAAAATACAGAAATAACAAAGTTAAATGAAAGTGCGGGAATAGAAAAAGTAAAACTTAGCGACCTAAGTTATGATATATTAAAAAAGGGAATAGAATACTCTAGATTATCTAACGGAACGTATGATATTACTATAGGGCCATTAGTTAAGTTATGGAGTATAGGTCTTGAAGATGCTAGGGTTCCGAGTCAAGATGAAATAAATAATACTATTGATTATATAGATTATAATAATATTGAAGTAAATAATTCTACAAAAGAAGCATTCTTAATGAAAAAAGGAATGGAAATAGATCTTGGAAGTATAGCAAAAGGATATGCAGCTGATGAAGTAGCTAAAATACTTAAACAAGAAGGAGTAAATAGCGCGATAATTGATTTAGGTGGAAATATATATGCATTAGGATCAAAGAGTTCAGATAGCAACTGGAAGGTAGGTATACAAAATCCATTTAACGATAGAGGTGAAGTAGTTGGCTCAATTGAAGTATCTGATAAAACAGTTGTAACAAGTGGAATCTATGAAAGATTTATAGAAGAAGATGGAGTGAAATATCATCATATTTTAAATCCAAAAACAGGGTATCCATATGAAACTGATATAGCGGGTGTATCTATAATAGCAGATAATTCAATAGATGCAGATGCTTTATCTACATTAACTTTTACAAAGGGTCTAGAGGAAGGACTTAAATTTGTAGAGGATTTAGAGAACGTAGATGCAATATTTATAACAAATGACAAACAAATATATATGAGTGAAGGTATAAAAGATAATTTTAAACTTATAGATAATGATTTCAAGATTAGCAATTAG
- a CDS encoding SbcC/MukB-like Walker B domain-containing protein: MKPIKLEFSGLNSYIEKTTIDFEILMNHGIFGIFGDTGSGKSTILDAISLALYGEIPRNTQDYININCDKAIISYEFEIKNKYKKKRYRVSRTIVRSEMGTKTFKAKLSELKNNNIEEVLSEDVDNVNKKIINIIGLTFNDFTKAILLPQGRFNEFIKSTDSSKRDTLERVFDLGKYGEILNYKIIKREEIKFKLKQDLETELRKYEGVTHEAYVNELREIESLKYYLKRKNMEFEIAQKKYKESEEIYENQNNLNKYEVIKKELELKSNDINIKRKQLENFTSAQQINPYINIVQSLKKKINENADKMNSLDKKLDILNQELVISKQKYEKSYKIKSENIPELSTEKIKIQRARELEKEIDIVDKELRQLKEVRDELNYKKHDLEKIKLEAESNKDIITNSLKELEGKIDKLKISAKLKRQIFKAYNYEKEYEIILEDRNSKADKYKFIINKLDEYNLSLKYLQKDKYAIGDKLKDITIHYDSLLKKCPGKMNDVFIKNDNLMELKLKLNLEKEKEIKIDNLQTNLNKTIEQKHKFDREVNTLNDKLEQLEKEINYVEADISKLKYLNLAEELKIDLKENMPCPVCGSRNHEYITTIDNNKIAFNQKKLEQLYQEKNYIKNKLEDTKSKYIEQVCLEQINLKEIKKIKSTREEIKSNDIFKKIDEENRKVEVLKNSIQAWQKDKEDTEEKLMKLKDTKNSIEKDEIKITQNIIFYKQYANEIKSELDNLDEDLKNVKDNYIGLKSILKVSDLCSKIQEIKNNERILEELSEEYIKIKDNKANIENIIQKHNNSLYEINVELVKTVESHAEKKKSRDEKYKEVISITRGEDTLVLISNIDEEINRITYQEEKNKKILEEQKIEYERISSLKSNLEGVLYIEKEEYETQQNQLNQLLKDNKFESIYEVKRSVLDLDYIRTIQDEIMHYDDEMNTAQLKCKELKEKLCGRRIDKENFKSLKNNINIINEELIKIKEKISKKNNILVNLEKSLDIVDEINKDLDKINKDIKLLEELQDVVKDKQFVEYMSISRLMDICENASNRLAFITNGRYNLEFDKKLNFIVRDNFNNRAIRTIDTLSGGELFLTSLALAIGFSSQIQLKGNSILEVLFLDEGFGTLDDKTLKQTIKSLEEIYSKNLSIGIISHIKDLKEYIPAKLIVTSPTEKEGSKIKLEYN, translated from the coding sequence ATGAAACCTATTAAATTAGAGTTTAGCGGACTGAATAGTTATATAGAAAAAACTACTATAGATTTTGAAATACTAATGAATCATGGAATATTTGGGATATTTGGAGATACAGGAAGCGGAAAATCTACAATACTTGATGCAATAAGTCTTGCTTTATATGGAGAAATACCTAGAAATACTCAAGACTACATAAATATTAACTGTGATAAGGCTATAATATCATACGAATTTGAAATAAAAAATAAGTATAAGAAAAAAAGATATAGAGTAAGTAGAACTATAGTAAGAAGTGAAATGGGTACAAAAACATTTAAAGCTAAATTATCAGAATTAAAAAATAATAATATAGAAGAGGTACTTTCGGAAGATGTTGATAATGTAAATAAAAAAATTATTAATATAATTGGATTGACATTTAATGATTTTACCAAGGCAATACTCTTGCCACAAGGAAGATTTAATGAATTTATAAAATCTACAGACAGTAGTAAAAGAGACACATTAGAAAGAGTATTTGATTTAGGAAAATATGGTGAGATTTTAAATTATAAAATTATAAAAAGAGAAGAGATAAAATTTAAGCTAAAACAGGATTTAGAGACAGAATTAAGGAAATATGAAGGTGTAACTCATGAGGCATATGTAAATGAACTAAGAGAAATAGAGTCGTTAAAGTATTATCTAAAAAGAAAGAATATGGAATTTGAGATAGCACAAAAAAAATATAAAGAAAGTGAAGAAATATACGAAAATCAAAATAATTTAAATAAATATGAAGTTATAAAGAAAGAATTAGAGCTAAAATCTAATGATATAAATATAAAAAGAAAACAGTTAGAAAACTTTACTAGTGCACAACAAATAAATCCATATATAAATATAGTTCAAAGTTTAAAGAAGAAGATCAATGAAAATGCTGATAAAATGAATAGTTTAGATAAAAAACTAGATATATTAAATCAAGAGTTAGTTATAAGTAAACAGAAATATGAAAAATCATACAAGATAAAAAGTGAGAATATACCAGAATTAAGTACAGAAAAAATAAAGATACAAAGAGCTAGAGAATTAGAAAAAGAAATAGATATAGTAGATAAGGAATTAAGACAGTTAAAAGAAGTTAGAGATGAATTAAATTATAAAAAACATGATCTAGAAAAAATAAAACTAGAAGCGGAATCTAATAAAGATATAATTACAAATTCTTTAAAAGAATTAGAAGGAAAAATTGATAAATTAAAAATTAGTGCAAAATTAAAGAGACAAATATTTAAAGCTTATAATTATGAAAAAGAATATGAGATTATACTTGAAGATCGAAATAGTAAAGCTGATAAGTATAAATTTATTATCAATAAATTAGATGAATATAATTTAAGTTTAAAATATCTTCAGAAAGATAAATATGCCATAGGAGATAAGTTAAAAGATATAACTATACATTATGATAGTTTATTAAAAAAGTGCCCAGGGAAGATGAATGATGTATTTATAAAAAATGATAATTTAATGGAATTAAAATTAAAGTTAAACTTAGAAAAAGAAAAAGAAATAAAAATAGATAATCTTCAAACTAATTTAAACAAAACAATAGAGCAAAAACATAAATTTGACCGAGAGGTAAATACTCTAAACGATAAATTAGAGCAATTAGAAAAAGAGATAAATTATGTAGAAGCTGATATAAGTAAGCTTAAATACTTGAATTTAGCAGAAGAATTAAAGATAGATTTAAAAGAAAATATGCCTTGTCCAGTATGTGGATCAAGAAATCATGAATATATAACTACTATAGATAATAATAAAATAGCTTTTAATCAAAAAAAGTTAGAACAATTATATCAAGAAAAGAACTATATAAAAAATAAGCTAGAAGATACAAAATCTAAATACATAGAACAAGTATGTCTGGAGCAGATTAATTTAAAAGAAATTAAAAAAATAAAGTCAACTAGAGAAGAGATAAAATCAAATGATATATTTAAAAAAATAGACGAGGAAAATCGTAAAGTAGAGGTTCTAAAAAATAGCATACAAGCATGGCAAAAAGATAAGGAAGATACAGAAGAAAAATTAATGAAGTTAAAAGATACAAAAAATAGTATAGAAAAAGATGAAATTAAGATAACTCAAAATATAATCTTTTATAAACAATATGCAAATGAAATTAAATCTGAATTAGATAACTTAGATGAAGATTTAAAAAATGTAAAAGATAATTATATAGGATTAAAATCTATATTAAAAGTTTCAGACTTATGCTCTAAGATTCAAGAAATAAAAAATAATGAAAGAATATTAGAAGAATTAAGTGAAGAATATATAAAAATTAAAGATAACAAAGCAAATATAGAAAATATTATACAAAAGCACAATAATAGTCTATACGAAATAAATGTAGAATTAGTAAAGACTGTTGAATCACACGCTGAAAAGAAAAAATCAAGAGATGAAAAATATAAAGAAGTTATATCTATAACAAGAGGAGAAGATACGTTAGTATTAATTTCTAATATAGATGAAGAAATAAATAGAATAACCTATCAAGAAGAGAAAAATAAAAAAATATTAGAAGAACAAAAAATAGAATATGAAAGAATCTCATCATTAAAATCTAATTTAGAAGGGGTATTATATATAGAAAAAGAAGAATATGAAACGCAACAGAATCAGTTAAATCAATTATTAAAAGATAATAAATTTGAAAGTATATATGAAGTAAAAAGATCGGTATTAGATTTAGATTATATAAGAACAATTCAAGATGAGATAATGCATTATGATGATGAAATGAATACGGCTCAATTAAAGTGTAAAGAATTAAAGGAAAAATTATGTGGAAGAAGGATAGATAAAGAAAACTTTAAAAGTTTAAAAAATAATATAAATATAATAAATGAAGAACTAATAAAGATTAAAGAAAAAATATCTAAAAAAAATAATATACTAGTTAATTTGGAAAAATCTCTAGATATAGTTGATGAAATAAATAAAGACTTAGATAAAATAAATAAAGATATAAAACTTTTAGAAGAATTACAAGATGTTGTAAAAGATAAGCAATTTGTTGAATATATGTCCATTAGTAGGCTAATGGATATTTGTGAAAATGCATCAAATAGATTAGCATTTATAACAAATGGTAGATACAATTTAGAATTTGATAAGAAATTAAATTTTATAGTACGAGATAATTTTAATAATAGAGCTATAAGAACAATTGACACATTGTCTGGTGGAGAACTATTTTTAACTTCACTAGCTTTAGCGATAGGGTTTTCATCGCAAATACAGCTAAAAGGAAATTCAATATTAGAGGTCTTATTTTTAGATGAAGGATTTGGAACATTAGATGATAAAACATTAAAACAAACGATAAAGTCATTAGAAGAAATATATAGTAAGAATTTAAGTATTGGAATAATAAGTCATATTAAAGATCTAAAAGAATACATTCCAGCTAAATTAATTGTAACATCTCCTACAGAGAAAGAAGGGTCTAAAATTAAATTAGAATATAATTAA
- a CDS encoding nitrite/sulfite reductase domain-containing protein, translating into MKDLLEKGAVLQRDKETYAIAPHIPAGIITSDQLRKLADVADKYNVSAIKITAAQRIALVGLKEDDIDSAWKDLGMKPGAAIGLCVRSIKTCPGTTFCKRGFKDSVSMGLKLDDRYHGMDLPNKLKIGVSGCPNSCSDNHTRDIGLMGTPKGWTVFVGGKGGTIPRLGDRLIMNVPDDKVLELVDEIVNVYSSNANSKQRLGSYIDSIGFDKFKSMINLDKYIQ; encoded by the coding sequence ATGAAAGATTTACTTGAAAAAGGTGCTGTACTACAGCGAGATAAAGAAACCTATGCTATAGCACCCCATATACCTGCTGGGATAATTACATCAGACCAACTTAGAAAACTTGCTGATGTTGCAGATAAATATAATGTTTCTGCAATAAAAATTACAGCCGCACAACGTATAGCTCTAGTAGGACTAAAAGAAGATGATATAGATAGCGCTTGGAAAGACTTAGGCATGAAGCCTGGTGCTGCAATTGGTTTATGTGTAAGAAGTATAAAAACTTGTCCTGGAACAACTTTTTGTAAAAGAGGATTTAAAGATTCTGTATCGATGGGCTTAAAGCTTGATGATAGATACCACGGTATGGACCTTCCCAATAAATTAAAAATAGGTGTTAGCGGATGCCCAAATAGTTGTTCTGATAATCATACACGTGATATTGGTTTAATGGGAACACCTAAAGGATGGACGGTATTTGTCGGAGGAAAAGGCGGAACAATTCCTAGACTTGGTGATAGGCTTATAATGAATGTTCCTGATGATAAGGTTTTAGAATTAGTAGACGAAATAGTTAATGTATATTCAAGTAATGCAAATAGTAAACAACGCCTAGGTTCATATATTGATTCTATAGGTTTTGATAAATTTAAATCTATGATAAATTTAGACAAATATATACAATAA
- a CDS encoding HlyC/CorC family transporter, whose translation MDSTGILIQTIVLVILLIGSGFFSASETSLMSLSKIRIRHMQEEGVKGAKLVASLIEDSNKLLSTILIGNNVVNIAATSISTSLFMALLGNQGVAVATAVMTVLVLLFGEITPKTIAANNSEKVAIFVSRPIKVIIFILRPVVWVFNLVTGVIFKILGIKDKSSQPYITEEELKTMVNVSHEEGVLEIEEREIINNVFQFGDMQAKEAMVQRLDMIAINSEDKYEEIIEMFKNEKFSRMPVYNESIDDIIGILNVKDIIFLSDEDIKSFNIKDYIREPFFTYEFKKITQLLEEMKIEKSQMAIVVDEYGGTSGLITIEDLVEVIVGDIEDEYDEEEEEIQVIKEDEYIVEGSIKITDVNELIGVRLESEEFDSIGGYIIGHLRRLPEENEVIEVDNIKFCIESLDKNRIKKVRIFT comes from the coding sequence TTGGATTCGACCGGTATTTTGATTCAAACTATAGTGTTAGTGATACTGCTTATAGGATCAGGTTTTTTCTCTGCATCAGAAACATCACTAATGTCATTAAGTAAAATAAGAATAAGGCATATGCAAGAAGAGGGTGTTAAGGGAGCTAAGCTAGTTGCAAGCTTAATAGAAGACTCGAATAAATTATTAAGTACTATATTAATTGGAAATAACGTTGTAAATATAGCAGCTACATCTATATCAACATCTTTATTTATGGCATTGCTTGGAAATCAAGGTGTAGCTGTAGCTACTGCAGTCATGACAGTTTTAGTATTATTATTTGGAGAAATAACGCCTAAAACTATTGCTGCTAATAATTCTGAAAAAGTTGCTATCTTTGTATCAAGACCAATAAAGGTAATTATATTTATATTAAGACCTGTAGTATGGGTATTTAATCTAGTTACAGGAGTAATATTTAAAATATTAGGTATAAAAGATAAGAGTAGTCAACCATATATAACTGAAGAAGAATTAAAAACTATGGTAAATGTAAGTCATGAAGAAGGTGTTCTTGAAATAGAAGAAAGAGAAATAATCAACAATGTATTCCAATTTGGTGATATGCAAGCTAAAGAAGCTATGGTACAACGATTAGATATGATAGCTATAAATAGCGAAGATAAATATGAAGAAATAATAGAGATGTTTAAAAATGAAAAGTTTAGTAGGATGCCTGTATATAACGAATCAATAGATGATATAATAGGTATTTTAAATGTAAAAGATATAATATTTTTAAGTGATGAAGATATAAAAAGCTTCAATATAAAAGACTATATAAGAGAACCATTCTTCACATATGAATTTAAGAAAATAACACAATTACTTGAAGAGATGAAAATAGAAAAAAGTCAAATGGCTATAGTTGTAGATGAGTATGGAGGAACATCAGGGCTTATAACTATAGAAGACTTAGTTGAAGTAATAGTTGGGGATATAGAAGATGAATATGATGAGGAAGAAGAAGAAATACAAGTAATAAAAGAAGATGAATATATTGTAGAAGGAAGTATAAAAATTACAGATGTAAATGAGCTTATAGGTGTAAGATTAGAATCAGAAGAATTTGATTCTATAGGTGGATATATAATAGGACATCTAAGACGTTTACCTGAAGAAAATGAAGTAATTGAGGTAGATAATATAAAATTCTGTATAGAAAGTCTAGATAAAAATAGAATAAAAAAGGTAAGAATTTTCACATAA